A single region of the Lates calcarifer isolate ASB-BC8 linkage group LG3, TLL_Latcal_v3, whole genome shotgun sequence genome encodes:
- the LOC108896206 gene encoding CCN family member 2: MSVETSATFFVLLLIISLTEAQDCSQPCACPADPPLCPLGTSLVLDDCGCCKVCARQLGEPCSLLEPCDHHKELYCDYALLSDTETGICMAQEGQTCDLGGVIYRSGESFQPSCKHHCVCMNGEIGCVPMCASDIRLPSPDCPYPHRIQIPGKCCEEWVCGETPQDHHYQSVVAGPSQIHP, encoded by the exons ATGTCTGTGGAAACTTCAGCCACATTCTTTGTTCTTCTGCTTATTATCTCATtg acaGAGGCACAGGACTGCTCCCAGCCCTGTGCTTGCCCTGCAGACCCCCCACTTTGCCCCTTGGGGACCAGCCTGGTCCTGGATGACTGTGGCTGCTGTAAGGTGTGTGCCAGGCAGCTGGGGGAGCCCTGCTCCCTGCTGGAGCCCTGTGACCATCACAAGGAGCTCTACTGTGACTATGCTCTGCTGAGTGACACTGAGACTGGCATCTGCATGG CTCAGGAGGGTCAGACATGTGACCTGGGGGGGGTGATCTACCGCAGTGGGGAGTCCTTCCAGCCCAGCTGTaagcaccactgtgtgtgtatgaatggaGAGATTGGCTGTGTACCAATGTGTGCCAGTGACATCCGACTGCCCTCCCCTGACTGCCCGTACCCACACCGTATCCAGATCCCTGGGAAATGCTGTGAGGAGTGGGTGTGTGGGGAGACACCTCAGGACCACCACTACCAGTCAGTGGTTGCCG GACCTTCTCAGATTCACCCT